One Budorcas taxicolor isolate Tak-1 chromosome 6, Takin1.1, whole genome shotgun sequence DNA segment encodes these proteins:
- the UTP3 gene encoding something about silencing protein 10, whose amino-acid sequence MVGRSGRRARGAAKWAAVRAKASRDPADDNGEDLESPPSPGDSSYYQDKVDDFHEARSRAALAKGWSEMESGDEEDGDEEEEVLALDVADEDDEDGESEEGDDDDGGSSVQSETEASVDPSLSWGQRKKLYYDTDYGSKSRGRQSQQEVEEEEREEEAEAQLIQRRLAQALQEDDFGVSWVEAFAKPVPQVNEAETRVVKDLAKVSVKEKLKMLRKESPELLELIDDLKVKLTEMKDELEPLLQLVEQKIIPPGKGSQYLRTKYNLYLNYCSNISFYLILKARRVPVHGHPVIERLVTYRNLINKLSVVDQKLSSEIRHLLTLKDGAGKRELNLKAKSMKTKPKSVSETSAAALAVRDLSDDSDFDEEAALKYYKEMEERQKLKRKKEENSTEEKALEDQNAKRAITYQIAKNRGLTPRRKKIDRNPRVKHREKFRKAKIRRRGQVREVRREEQRYTGELSGIRAGVKKSIKLK is encoded by the coding sequence ATGGTGGGAAGATCCGGGCGGCGCGCGCGCGGAGCGGCCAAGTGGGCAGCTGTGCGAGCTAAGGCAAGTCGCGACCCAGCGGACGACAATGGAGAGGACTTAGAATCTCCACCCTCACCGGGGGACTCGAGCTACTACCAAGATAAGGTAGATGATTTCCATGAGGCCCGATCTCGGGCCGCCTTGGCTAAGGGCTGGAGCGAAATGGAGAGTGGGGACGAGGAGGATGgcgatgaggaggaggaggtgctTGCCCTAGATGTTGCCGATGAGGACGATGAAGATGGAGAGAGTGAGGAGGGTGACGATGATGATGGTGGGAGCTCCGTGCAGAGTGAGACTGAGGCTTCTGTGGATCCCAGTTTGTCGTGGGGTCAGAGGAAAAAACTTTACTACGACACGGACTATGGCTCCAAGTCCCGAGGCCGTCAGAGTCAACAAGAagtagaggaagaggaaagagaggaggaggCGGAGGCACAGCTCATTCAGCGGCGCTTAGCCCAAGCCCTGCAAGAGGACGATTTTGGAGTTAGCTGGGTGGAGGCTTTTGCAAAACCAGTACCTCAGGTAAATGAGGCTGAGACACGTGTCGTGAAGGATTTGGCGAAAGTTTCCGTGAAAGAGAAGCTGAAAATGCTGCGAAAGGAATCTCCAGAGCTCTTGGAGCTGATAGACGACTTGAAAGTTAAGTTGACAGAGATGAAGGATGAGCTGGAGCCATTGCTACAGTTAGTGGAGCAAAAGATCAtcccccctggaaaaggaagccaATACCTGAGGACCAAATACAATCTCTATTTGAACTACTGCTCCAACATTAGTTTTTATCTGATCCTGAAAGCTAGGAGAGTCCCTGTACATGGACATCCTGTCATTGAAAGGCTTGTTACCTACCGAAATTTGATCAACAAGTTGTCGGTTGTGGATCAGAAGCTGTCCTCTGAAATTCGTCATCTGCTCACACTTAAAGATGGTGCTGGAAAGAGAGAActgaatttaaaagcaaaatccaTGAAGACCAAGCCAAAATCAGTTTCAGAGACTTCTGCTGCTGCCTTAGCTGTTAGAGACCTTTCTGATGATTCTGATTTTGATGAAGAAGCTGCACTGAAATACTATAAAGAAATGGAAgagagacaaaaattaaagagaaagaaagaagaaaatagtacCGAAGAAAAGGCTCTTGAAGATCAAAATGCAAAGAGAGCCATTACTTATCAGATTGCTAAAAATAGGGGACTTACACCTAGGAGAAAGAAGATTGATCGGAATCCCAGAGTCAAACACCGGGAGAAGTTCAGAAAAGCCAAAATTCGCAGAAGAGGCCAGGTTCGTGAAGTTCGTAGAGAAGAGCAACGTTATACTGGTGAACTGTCTGGCATTCGTGCAGGAGTTAAAAAGAGCATTAAGCTTAAGTAA